The following proteins are co-located in the Telopea speciosissima isolate NSW1024214 ecotype Mountain lineage chromosome 9, Tspe_v1, whole genome shotgun sequence genome:
- the LOC122638895 gene encoding ankyrin repeat-containing protein ITN1-like has product MESYMSPRLYKAAATGDVHYLSSNEISEELILSSDTESEERKERLRRHLLCLTHEKNNCLHIAARFGYKAFVERVLTLCPSLVYHQNKRGDNPLHVAARAGHLRIVELLTDSFKKLQSPQSTENNRAVTGEGNNENNTEPPRTSQSQSSTRNSATTGDDITLGSSSTGEIVNGITSSEKPSLPIWRTENNYGNTALHEALLSKHKKVAFHLLDLNSELVILVVNTKGESPLYLAAEAGFVTVVDKILGAGGRNNVVGPMGQTALHARITTWALRKNGAPRGRVRPLMRLPIWDPNSVSTTAKYTNMTKAANTMSVDAATATVQDTDMTQLANTMSVVAALLVTIIFAAAFTIPGGLKVDGSGSPSLIHKPTLIIFCISNTIAMCFSMAALLPFLLATFSFSHSVSSRSTIYQSTFIIFGAACSAMIAFISGFYAVISIESTWLGIVVCIIGSSLPILVKWTQHADSIVTTTLRVPAVEANKMGSDSPPTVAGAGNDPNNHVFVGLNPSIPTMAGGEPNTIK; this is encoded by the exons ATGGAGAGTTATATGAGTCCAAGACTCTACAAGGCAGCGGCAACAGGAGATGTTCATTATCTATCCTCAAATGAAATCTCTGAGGAGTTAATCCTATCCTCAGATACAGAATCcgaggagaggaaagagaggctTAGACGCCATCTCCTCTGTTTGACACACGAGAAAAACAATTGCCTGCACATAGCAGCGAGGTTTGGATATAAAGCGTTTGTGGAGAGAGTTCTTACTCTTTGCCCTTCCCTTGTATATCACCAAAACAAGAGAGGAGACAACCCACTTCATGTTGCTGCCAGGGCTGGTCACCTTCGCATCGTCGAACTGCTTACCGATTCCTTTAAGAAGCTTCAGTCTCCTCAAAGTACAGAAAATAATAGAGCAGTAACCGGAGAGGGGAACAATGAGAACAACACAGAACCTCCTCGCACTTCTCAGAGTCAAAGTAGCACTAGAAATAGTGCAACTACAGGAGATGATATAACTTTAGGGAG TAGTAGTACAGGCGAAATAGTAAATGGGATAACATCATCAGAAAAGCCTTCACTGCCAATATGGAGAACTGAAAACAATTATGGCAACACCGCTCTCCATGAAGCGTTACTGAGCAAACACAAAAAGGTGGCATTCCATTTACTGGATCTGAACAGTGAACTGGTCATCCTTGTTGTCAATACTAAAGGTGAGAGTCCGTTGTACCTGGCTGCTGAAGCTGGCTTTGTCACCGTTGTAGATAAGATCCTTGGTGCAGGCGGGAGGAACAACGTTGTTGGACCGATGGGTCAGACTGCCTTACATGCC AGAATCACCACGTGGGCGTTGAGAAAAAATGGGGCACCTCGGGGTAGAGTTCGCCCCTTAATGCGCCTTCCTATTTGGGATCCAAACAGCGTCAGCACAACCGCGAAATACACGAACATGACAAAAGCGGCCAACACGATGTCGGTGGACGCAGCAACGGCAACGGTGCAAGACACGGACATGACACAATTGGCAAACACGATGTCTGTGGTGGCAGCACTCCTTGTTACAATAATTTTTGCAGCAGCTTTTACAATACCTGGCGGTTTGAAGGTCGATGGTTCTGGTTCTCCATCACTCATACACAAGCCAACCCTAATAATCTTCTGCATTTCAAACACAATTGCCATGTGTTTCTCAATGGCGGCGCTACTTCCATTCCTCCTTGCCACGTTCAGCTTCAGTCACAGCGTTTCCTCAAGATCAACAATCTATCAAAGTACGTTTATAATTTTCGGCGCAGCCTGCTCAGCAATGATTGCTTTTATTTCAGGTTTTTACGCGGTGATATCAATTGAGTCTACGTGGTTGGGAATTGTTGTTTGCATCATAGGCTCTAGCTTACCCATTCTTGTGAAGTGGACGCAACACGCGGATTCGATCGTTACTACAACTCTACGCGTTCCTGCTGTTGAGGCAAATAAAATGGGATCTGACTCACCTCCAaccgtggcaggagctggaAATGATCCAAACAACCATGTTTTTGTTGGACTGAATCCTTCAATTCCTACtatggctggaggagagcccAATACAATAAAATGA